The segment TTAAACTTTGTTATTAACGATGAGCTTTTTATTGAAAGAACTTTTGAAATTAATGATTTAAAAGATAGCTACGGTGGAAACTTCATTAACAAAGAAAAAGTTAATATTGAATTTGTCTCAGCTAATCCAACTGGATTTTTACATGTAGGACATGCTCGTGGTGCAGCTGTTGGTGATTCACTTGTTAGAATGTATCGTCATGCTGGTTATGATGTAGAAGCTGAATATTATGTTAATGATGCTGGGAATCAAATTGATACACTAGCTGCTTCAGTGCATGTAAGATACTTAGCTCTTTTTGGAACTGAAAAACCAATGCCTGAAGAATGCTACAGAGGAAATGATATTATTTGATGTGCTAACAAAATTAAAGACCTTAAAGGTGATTATTTTAATGACTATGAGCTTAGTGAAGCTAAATACCAAGAACTTAAATTGATAGCAACTGAAATTATGCTTGCTCAAATTATGGAGCATCTAAAAGAATTTAGAGTTTCTTTTGATACAGTTTCAAGTGAAAGAGCAGTTAGAGCTTCAGGCGCAATTGAACAGGTTTTAAATAAACTAAAAGATAATACATACACTCAAGATGGAGCTTTATTTTTAAACACAACTCAGTATGGCGATGATAAAGATAGAGTTTTAATTAAAAATGATGGCTCATTTACCTACTTACTTCCAGATATTGCTTATCATGCAAATAAATTTGCTCAAAATCCAAGCTTAATTAATGTTTGAGGTGCTGACCATTCAGGGTATGTGCTTAGAATGAAAATAGCAATGCAACTCCTTGGATTTAACAAAGAAAATTTAGATATTTTAACTATCCAATTAGTGCGTTTAATTAAAGATGGACAAGAATTTAAAATGTCTAAACGTGCTGGAACTAGCGTTACACTTGCTGATTTAATGGATAATTCAAGCGTGGATGCTATTCGTTATACTATGCTTACGCGTGAAGTTAATAGCAAATTTGATTTTGATATTGATGAAGCTAATTCAGATGAATCAAATTCTTCAGTGTTCATTGTCCAATATGCACACTCAAGAGCTTGCTCACTGCTTAGCAAGATGCAAGCAGCAAGTAAGCAAAATAATGCTAAGCTTACTTTAAAAGCTAAAAAAGTTATTCGTGCTTTAGATGATTTTGAAGAGTTAATTAAAACCATTGTAAGTACCAAGAAAGTTAACTTGATGACTCAATATCTTTCAGAACTTGCAAAGTTATTCAATAGTTTTTATGCTGAAACTAAACTTATAAATCACGAATTTGAATCAACATATGCATCTTTAGTGCTTGCAGTAAAAAATGTTTTAAGTCTTGGACTTGAACTTATTGGTGTTTCTGCGCCAACTGAAATGTAATCTTTATCTTTTAAAAATAAATATTAATGTATTATAATAATAAAGCATTCGAAAGGATTTATTAAATTATGAAAACAATGTTAGAGCACGCAATTGATTTTATTCATCGTGAAAACAATCATGAATTTTCTTTTTATGAAATTTTTGATTATGTCCAAGAAAAAATGCAAGATCAATGAAATGAAAAATTCGTTTCAGATAGTAACTCATTTGAGTCTGTTAGAGAATTAAAAATGGGTGAATTATATAGAATAATGACAGTAGATCGTAGATTTGCAAGAACCGCTGATGGTAATTGAATTTCTAATGAAGCTAACTAAAAAATAAAATAAAAAAAGGTTAAAAAAGGAGTAATTATGGCATTAGTAAATGCAAAAGAAATGCTTAAAAAAGCTAAAGAAGGTAAATACGCAGTTCCTCACATTAACATTAACAACTTAGAATGAGCAAAAGCTGTGCTTCTTACAGCTGAAGCTGAAAAATCACCTGTTATTGTTGCGACAAGTGAAGGTGCTGTAAAATATATGGGTGGCTTTGATGTAGTAGCAGGAATGGTTTCAGGTCTTATGAAAGACTTAAACATTACAGTTCCAGTTGCTCTTCACTTAGACCATGGTTCATATGATGGTGTTTTAAAAGCTATTAAAACAGGTGTTTATACATCAGTTATGTTTGATGGATCACACTTCCCATTTGAAGAAAACTATGCAAAAACAAAAGAATTAGTAGAACTTGCTAAAGCTAACAACATGTCATTTGAAGCCGAAGTTGGAACAATCGGTGGTGAAGAAGATGGTATTGTTGGAGATGGTGAATTCGCAGATCCAAAAGAAGCTAAAATGATGGCTGATTTAGGAATTGATGTTCTTGCAGCTGGAATCGGAAACATCCACGGTCCATACCCTGCATCATGAAAATCACTTAGCTTTGAAACTCTTTCAGAAATTTCAGCAGCTGCTGGAATCGGAATCGTGCTTCACGGTGGAAGTGGAATTCCTACAGATCAAATTAAAAAAGCTATTAGCTTAGGAATTACAAAAATTAACGTTAACACAGAACTTCAACAAGCAAACCACAAAGCTTTAAGAGAATACATTCTTAGCGGTAAAGACCTTGAAGGTAAAAACTTTGACCCAAGAAAACTTTACAAACCAGGATATGATGCAATGTGTGAAACAGTTAAAGCTAAAATTCACGAATTTGGTTCAAACAACAAAGCTTAATAATTTCAAAGTTAACTAGAACTAATGGTTCTAGTTTTTATTTTGCTTTTTGCGTACGCTTCTAATTAGGAGCTAAGACAGCAAAATAAAACCACTACTTAATAGTAGCGGTTTTTACTTATAAATCTATTTTATAGTGTTATTTGAACTATCTTCTAAGTGTTTAAATATTGCATCCCGATAATACTCGTATTGCTTTTGTCTTTTTGCTTCCTCAGCAGGTAGGCCAATGTTTAAGTCTTTGCAAATAGCTTCAAAGTTATCAAGAACTTTAACTATTTTTTCTTGAACTTTTAAAGATGGTATTTCTATTTTGATATTTTCGGCTACATTGCTCATTAATTTAGCATTAGATAAATCTCTTTTTACATATTTTTGAGCATTTATGGATAATCAGTAGTAAAGGTATTTTGGCTTTAAAATATTTATGTCAGGAATTATCAATCCACAAACATTAGTGATGCTAAATTTACCATTTCTATAAAAGACTGTGCCAGCTTTTGCTCCATCAGTTGTTCAGGTTACAAATTCTCCATCAAAGTCAAATGCATCTATTTTACCAAGCTGTCCATCATTTTCAGTTTGAGATGAATACACTGGATATATTCCTTTATTTTGCTCTATTTCGTTTTTACTAATAACTCTTCCTCTTTTTAATTGACATACTTTTCCGATAGTGGTAGATAAATAAAAATTATCAAAAATAAATGAAAGGATTTTAATTAATCCGCTCTCTCTCTCTCTCTCCAATACCTTTATTATCTATAATTCCAGTTTCAAGGTATTTGAAAATTGCATCGCGATAATACTCGTATTGCTGTTGCCTTTTAACTTCTTCAGCAGGTAGGCTAATGTTTAAGTCTTTGCAAATAGCTTCAAAGTTATCAAGAACTTTAACTATTTTTTCTTGAACTTTTAAAGAAGGTAGGTTTATTTTGATTTTAAAAATATCTTTTGTATTTATATTCGGTTGTGCTGAGCCTATTTTATTTACTTCTATTCAATTAGGAAGTGTGTAATTTAAGTAAAAATAAATAAACTTAGGAATTGAAAATTGTTCAATTACTTCGATTTTACCAACCCTTTGATTTATAAATAAATTACTTATATCTTGGTTGAAAAAACTTATTTTTCCTAAGGTGGCACCTGACATTGCTAATAAAATGTTATTTTTATTTATTTTATAAGGTCTTAAATCTTGTTTATATTCATTAAAATTGAATTTTGAAACATTTTCTCAATCTAAATTTCCATCCTTTTGTATGTTTCCGATTTTAATGATTTTGCCATCGTAATTATTCGAATTGTAATTATCTGGTGAAACAAATGAAAAACCGTTATAAAAGTTAATTACAGTCTCTAAATTTGTTTTGATTTCTTCAAAAATAAATCAAAGGATTCTAATTAATCCGCTCTCTCTCTCTCCAATACCTTTATTATCTATAATTCCAGTTTCAAGGTATTTGAAAATCGCATCGCGATAATACTCGTATTGCTTTTGTCTTTTAGCTTCTTCCATAGGAAGTCCAATTTTTAAGTCTTTACAAATAGCTTCAAAGTTATCAAGAACTTTGATTATTTTTTCTTGAATTTTTAAAGAAGGAATTTTAATCTTCAATTTTAAAATATCTGGCATATATGGGTGTTTTATCCCACTTCCTCTATAAAAACTAAAAAGAGTGTCTTTTATTGAGTTTAAATAGTAATAAAGATATTTTGTGCTTAATATTTTAGTATCAAATGATTTACAAATTCTATTGTCGCTTGTTATGAATTTACCATTATGATATTGAATGTGAATAGTTGAAGAACCGCCGGGAATTGCTATAACTTCTTCATTATATATTTTCTTATTATATTTATTAGTAGAAGTGTAGAGAGTAGATGGGTATGTTGTCAAAATTTTTATATCACCATTTTCATCTTTTAATTCTTCTATTTCAGAAGCTAATAAATAATCATATTTCACATCATTTTTCAATTGATTTTCTTTTGGTAAACCTGCAAATACTTTATCCCAAATAGTTACTTCGTAAAGTTTCTTTTCAATGATGCTTGCATCATTGGACAAATTGTTATTTGATAACAATTTGTCTCTATAAAATTTATATTGCTCGTCCCTCGCCTTCAGCTCCGCCTTCAGCTCCGCCTTCAGCTCCGCCTTCAGCTCCGCTGAATACTCGGTAAATTTGTCAAGAATTTCAACTATTTTGTTTTGAATTGATAAAGGTGGAATAGGGATTTCTAGATTTAAAATACCAAGCATATATGGGTGTTGAATCCCACTTCCTCTATAGAAACTGAAAAGAACATCTTTTATTGAGTGGAAAAAATAATAAATAAATTTTGTATTTAAAACATTACTGTCAAATGATTGGCAAATTCTATTATCACTTGTTATGAATTTCCCTTTGAAATATTGAATATGCATAGTTGAAGAACCGCCAGGAATTGCCACTATCTCTTGATCATAAATTTGGTTTTTATATTTTTCAGAAGAAGTAAAAAAGTTAGATGGAAATGTTGTAAGAATTTTTATATCGCCGTTTTCATCTTTTAAATTTTCGATATCTTTAGCAAATAAATATTCATATTTAACATTATTTTTTATTTGTTTCTCTTTAGATAAACCTGTGAATGTTTTGTCTCAAATAGTCACTTCATACAATTTCTTTTTAATAACTTTAGAATTGTTAAAAGCTAGCTCTTTTTCCATTAACTCTTGAAATAATTTCATAATTACTCTCCTTCTTTTTAATAGATTCTATTATTTATCTAGATACTGAAAAATAGCGTCTTGATAATATTCATATTGCTGTTGTCTTTTAGTTTCTTCCGCTGGAATACCTATTTTTAAATCTTTACAAATAGCTTCAAAATTATCAAGAACTTTAACTATTTTTTCTTGAATTTGTAAAGAAGGTATTTCTATTTTGATATTTTCTACTACATTACTCATTAATTTAGCATTAGCTAAATCTCTTTTTACATATTTTTTAGCATTTATGGATAATCAGTAGTAAAGATATTTTGGCTTTAAAATATTTATATCAGGAATTATCAATCCACAAACATTAGTAATACTAAATTTACCATTTCTATAAAAGACTGTGCCAGCTTTTGCTCCATCAGTTGTTCAGGTTACAAATTCTCCATCAAAGTCAAATGTATCTATTTTACCAAGCTGTCCATCATTTTCAGTTTGAGATGAATACACTGGATATATTCCTTTATTTTGCTCTATTTCGTTTTTGCTGATAACTCTTCCTCTTTTTAATTGACATACTTTTCCGATAGTGATAGATAAGTAAAAATTATCAAAAATAAATGAAAGAATTTTAATTAATCTGCTCTCTCTCTCTCTCTCCAATACCTTTATTATCTATAATTCCAGTTTCGAGGTAATTGAAAATTGCATCGCGATAATATTGGTATTGCTCTTGTCTTTTTACTTCTTCAGCAGGAAGACCAATGTTTAAATCTTTACAAATAGCTTCAAAATTATCAAGAACTTTAACTATTTTTTCTTGAGTTTCTAAAGATGGAATATCGAAATTTAAATCTAAAATATTAGATTTTCTTAAATATCCTTGATTTGAATTTTGTTGAGAATTTCTTAACTTATTTTGTGTTGAAGATGAAATAAATAAGTGTCTAAAGAATTCGTCTAAAACTATTTTATTGTCAATTCTAACTAAAAATAAATTTTGTCCATAAAAATCTTTTTGCTCTTTTACAATGGCCAATTCACCAATTGTGCCTATCATTGTTATTAATATATCTTTTTTGGTAATCTTTCTATTTTTAGAAATCTCAAGATAATCATTTTCTGAAATATATGAAACATTGTCAAGGTCAATACGTCCATCTTTTATATTTTTGGATGTTATAAAAGGAATTCCGCTTTCTACAAAATTTGGAGTAGAAGGCATAATTCAAAATGAATCTTGGATAATTGAGTTTATGTTAAGGTGAATTTTATCAAAAATAAGCCAAAGAATTTTAATTAATCCGCTCTCTCTCTCTCTCTCTCTCCAATACCTTTATTATCTATAATTCCAGTCTCAAGGTATTTGAAAATTGCATCGCGATAATACTCGTATTGCTGTTGCCTTTTAGCTTCTTCAGCAGGAAGACCGATATTTAAATCTTTAAGAATAGATTCGAAATTATCAAGAACTTTAACTATTTTGTTTTGAACTGAAAGAACAGGTAATGTAAATAATTTTTCTGCAAACACTGATATTCAATGTCTTTTGTGTTCTTTTGATGATTCTTCTGTATTGTGGATGAAATTTAATCAATAATAAAAGTATTTAATATTAATATTGCTGTTTTTAGGTGTCAATATCTTTATAGCAGAAGATTTAATTTTAAAATCAAAATCTACTCATTTTAAATCTGTTGTAAAATCGTCGAAAATTATTACAGGATTTTCTTTGCTTGAATGAAAAATATTTTGTTTTTCATCTGTATATCCTAAAATGAATTTTTGATTAGCAGTTAAAACGGGAGTTTTAAATTCAGGATTGTATTTATCACTTTTTACAATAAATTTTGTTGGCTGAATATAATCAATGTAATCCTTTACTTTTGCTATATTTGATTTTATTCCACTGATGCTTGCATCATTGGACAAATTGTTGTCTGACAACAATTTGTCTCTATAAAATTTATATTGCTCGTCCCTCGCCTTCAGCTCCGCCTTCAGCTCCGCTGAATACTCGGTAAATTTATTTAAAATATTTATTATTTCGATTTGTGTTTCTAAATCAACTATAGGAATTAATAAATTATTTAGAAATGTTATATTAATTTTTTCAGGAGTAGCTTTTATATTGCTTTTAAATATATCCTTTTGTTTCGATAGTAGAAAGTAATAAATATATTTATTTAGTATTTCAGGACTGCTTTCAATTGTTAAACATACATCATTTGCTCAAAAATTATTTTCTTGTCATTGAACAAGCCCTGCAGTGCCATATTGAGCTATGGTCAATTGCTCGCCCTTTCTATTATATGAATGATAATATCCTAAAACTCCAATACCACCACTTTTTACAGGGAACCCATTAATTGCTAAATCTTTTTTTGTTATTCTATTCCCTCTTACTATTTTCGCAATTTCACTTAGTTTTTTAAAAGTTATGACTTTATTATTTTTTAATAACTCTTCAAATAACTTCATTATTCTTCACCTTCAAGTTCAGCAATGATTTTATCAATTTCGTTACGTAAAACAGATTGACGAGCAACAATTTCTTTAAGTTCTGCATTAAGTTTTTTGATATCAATAACTTCTTTTGTATCTTCTTTTTCAACATATGAATTTACAGAAAGGTTGTAATCATTATCTCTAATTTGGTCATATGAAGTGATTTTAACAAAGTTTTGTAAGTCTTTTCTTTTGTTGTATAAATCTAAAATATGTGCGATATTTTCCTCTGTAAGTTTGTTTTTCTTAGATTTTTTAACAAAGAAACTTGATGCATCAATAAATGTGACATCAGTATCTTTTCTATTCTTTTTAAGCACTAAAATGCAAGTTGCAATTCCTGTTCCGAAGAATAAATTATCAGGAAGTTGGATAATTGAATCAACAAAGTTATTATCAATTAAATATTTACGAATTTTTTGCTCAGCTCCACCACGATACATAATTCCAGGGAAGCAAACAATAGAAGCCACTCCTTCTGAAGATAAGTTATTTAAAGCGTGAAGCACAAAAGCTCAGTCAGCTTTTGATCTAGGAGCAAGCACACCAGGACCAGTAAAACGTGGATCATTAATTAATGTTTTATCATTTTTGTCATTTCAGCTAATTGAATATGGAGGGTTAGAAACAATTACATCAAAGAATGTATTTCATTCTTTTGGATGTGTTAATGTATCATCGCAGTAAATGTGAAACTTGTCAAAATCCATATCATGAAGGAACATATTCATTCTACAAAGGTTGAATGTTGTAACATTAATTTCTTGTCCATAAACACCACTAGTGATGTTTTTAGCACCTAAAATCTTAACCGCTTGTAAAAGTAGTGATCCTGAACCAGCACACATGTCATAAACATTTTTAACTTGTTTTTTATCACCAATTGCTAATTTAACAAGCAAGTTACTTACTTCTTGAGGTGTAAAGTATTCACCACCACTTTTACCAGCGTTTGATGCATACATACCCATTAAATACTCGTAAGCATCACCGAAAACATCAATTGAATTATCTTTTAAGTTTCCAAGGTTCAT is part of the Mycoplasmopsis gallinacea genome and harbors:
- a CDS encoding restriction endonuclease subunit S, coding for MPSTPNFVESGIPFITSKNIKDGRIDLDNVSYISENDYLEISKNRKITKKDILITMIGTIGELAIVKEQKDFYGQNLFLVRIDNKIVLDEFFRHLFISSSTQNKLRNSQQNSNQGYLRKSNILDLNFDIPSLETQEKIVKVLDNFEAICKDLNIGLPAEEVKRQEQYQYYRDAIFNYLETGIIDNKGIGEREREQIN
- a CDS encoding restriction endonuclease subunit S; this translates as MKLFQELMEKELAFNNSKVIKKKLYEVTIWDKTFTGLSKEKQIKNNVKYEYLFAKDIENLKDENGDIKILTTFPSNFFTSSEKYKNQIYDQEIVAIPGGSSTMHIQYFKGKFITSDNRICQSFDSNVLNTKFIYYFFHSIKDVLFSFYRGSGIQHPYMLGILNLEIPIPPLSIQNKIVEILDKFTEYSAELKAELKAELKAELKARDEQYKFYRDKLLSNNNLSNDASIIEKKLYEVTIWDKVFAGLPKENQLKNDVKYDYLLASEIEELKDENGDIKILTTYPSTLYTSTNKYNKKIYNEEVIAIPGGSSTIHIQYHNGKFITSDNRICKSFDTKILSTKYLYYYLNSIKDTLFSFYRGSGIKHPYMPDILKLKIKIPSLKIQEKIIKVLDNFEAICKDLKIGLPMEEAKRQKQYEYYRDAIFKYLETGIIDNKGIGERESGLIRILWFIFEEIKTNLETVINFYNGFSFVSPDNYNSNNYDGKIIKIGNIQKDGNLDWENVSKFNFNEYKQDLRPYKINKNNILLAMSGATLGKISFFNQDISNLFINQRVGKIEVIEQFSIPKFIYFYLNYTLPNWIEVNKIGSAQPNINTKDIFKIKINLPSLKVQEKIVKVLDNFEAICKDLNISLPAEEVKRQQQYEYYRDAIFKYLETGIIDNKGIGERERERIN
- the rpoE gene encoding DNA-directed RNA polymerase subunit delta, translated to MKTMLEHAIDFIHRENNHEFSFYEIFDYVQEKMQDQWNEKFVSDSNSFESVRELKMGELYRIMTVDRRFARTADGNWISNEAN
- a CDS encoding restriction endonuclease subunit S, which gives rise to MERERESGLIKILSFIFDNFYLSTTIGKVCQLKRGRVISKNEIEQNKGIYPVYSSQTENDGQLGKIDAFDFDGEFVTWTTDGAKAGTVFYRNGKFSITNVCGLIIPDINILKPKYLYYWLSINAQKYVKRDLSNAKLMSNVAENIKIEIPSLKVQEKIVKVLDNFEAICKDLNIGLPAEEAKRQKQYEYYRDAIFKHLEDSSNNTIK
- a CDS encoding restriction endonuclease subunit S, encoding MKLFEELLKNNKVITFKKLSEIAKIVRGNRITKKDLAINGFPVKSGGIGVLGYYHSYNRKGEQLTIAQYGTAGLVQWQENNFWANDVCLTIESSPEILNKYIYYFLLSKQKDIFKSNIKATPEKINITFLNNLLIPIVDLETQIEIINILNKFTEYSAELKAELKARDEQYKFYRDKLLSDNNLSNDASISGIKSNIAKVKDYIDYIQPTKFIVKSDKYNPEFKTPVLTANQKFILGYTDEKQNIFHSSKENPVIIFDDFTTDLKWVDFDFKIKSSAIKILTPKNSNINIKYFYYWLNFIHNTEESSKEHKRHWISVFAEKLFTLPVLSVQNKIVKVLDNFESILKDLNIGLPAEEAKRQQQYEYYRDAIFKYLETGIIDNKGIGERERERAD
- the fba gene encoding class II fructose-1,6-bisphosphate aldolase; amino-acid sequence: MALVNAKEMLKKAKEGKYAVPHININNLEWAKAVLLTAEAEKSPVIVATSEGAVKYMGGFDVVAGMVSGLMKDLNITVPVALHLDHGSYDGVLKAIKTGVYTSVMFDGSHFPFEENYAKTKELVELAKANNMSFEAEVGTIGGEEDGIVGDGEFADPKEAKMMADLGIDVLAAGIGNIHGPYPASWKSLSFETLSEISAAAGIGIVLHGGSGIPTDQIKKAISLGITKINVNTELQQANHKALREYILSGKDLEGKNFDPRKLYKPGYDAMCETVKAKIHEFGSNNKA
- the argS gene encoding arginine--tRNA ligase, with translation MSINLVVKKELIKAVESLQEQGFFEQDFNANELVFDLSESNVPEQSNPDKIEFNLSSNIAFIVKKYVKNAPVNIANAIKECLKDSKVITYVSVTMPGFLNFVINDELFIERTFEINDLKDSYGGNFINKEKVNIEFVSANPTGFLHVGHARGAAVGDSLVRMYRHAGYDVEAEYYVNDAGNQIDTLAASVHVRYLALFGTEKPMPEECYRGNDIIWCANKIKDLKGDYFNDYELSEAKYQELKLIATEIMLAQIMEHLKEFRVSFDTVSSERAVRASGAIEQVLNKLKDNTYTQDGALFLNTTQYGDDKDRVLIKNDGSFTYLLPDIAYHANKFAQNPSLINVWGADHSGYVLRMKIAMQLLGFNKENLDILTIQLVRLIKDGQEFKMSKRAGTSVTLADLMDNSSVDAIRYTMLTREVNSKFDFDIDEANSDESNSSVFIVQYAHSRACSLLSKMQAASKQNNAKLTLKAKKVIRALDDFEELIKTIVSTKKVNLMTQYLSELAKLFNSFYAETKLINHEFESTYASLVLAVKNVLSLGLELIGVSAPTEM
- a CDS encoding restriction endonuclease subunit S; this encodes MERERESRLIKILSFIFDNFYLSITIGKVCQLKRGRVISKNEIEQNKGIYPVYSSQTENDGQLGKIDTFDFDGEFVTWTTDGAKAGTVFYRNGKFSITNVCGLIIPDINILKPKYLYYWLSINAKKYVKRDLANAKLMSNVVENIKIEIPSLQIQEKIVKVLDNFEAICKDLKIGIPAEETKRQQQYEYYQDAIFQYLDK
- a CDS encoding type I restriction-modification system subunit M; translated protein: MDNKKELERNELHTSIWKIADELRGSVDGWDFKNYVLGAMFYRFLSEKMVREFNNRQAEAGDTDFDYEKYEGVIPEEAKNEIAREIGFFIESKDLFVNVVKNAEYDENLNETLKRIFDSIERSSRGKDSEDDFKGLFQDFDVNNNKLGDTVPKRNNILVKLLKGIQSMNLGNLKDNSIDVFGDAYEYLMGMYASNAGKSGGEYFTPQEVSNLLVKLAIGDKKQVKNVYDMCAGSGSLLLQAVKILGAKNITSGVYGQEINVTTFNLCRMNMFLHDMDFDKFHIYCDDTLTHPKEWNTFFDVIVSNPPYSISWNDKNDKTLINDPRFTGPGVLAPRSKADWAFVLHALNNLSSEGVASIVCFPGIMYRGGAEQKIRKYLIDNNFVDSIIQLPDNLFFGTGIATCILVLKKNRKDTDVTFIDASSFFVKKSKKNKLTEENIAHILDLYNKRKDLQNFVKITSYDQIRDNDYNLSVNSYVEKEDTKEVIDIKKLNAELKEIVARQSVLRNEIDKIIAELEGEE